From a single Verrucomicrobiota bacterium genomic region:
- a CDS encoding DUF4058 family protein, with amino-acid sequence MRSPFPGMDPYLETRWGDVHQSLITYARDALQSQLPPDLRARVEERVFVETQVEPIRRIVPDLHVAQYPPRHPASSVLHDSGVAVAEPLLFLLEDEAVTEGYIEIRERGGGKVITVIELLSPAKKAGGEGQKLYLQKQIADLVAVRSSILSVWRQRPESVA; translated from the coding sequence ATGAGAAGCCCGTTTCCCGGAATGGACCCGTACCTGGAAACCCGCTGGGGTGACGTGCATCAAAGCCTGATCACGTATGCCCGGGATGCACTGCAATCCCAGCTTCCACCCGACCTTCGCGCGCGCGTCGAAGAACGCGTCTTCGTCGAGACCCAGGTGGAGCCAATCCGCCGAATCGTTCCCGACCTGCACGTCGCTCAATACCCTCCGAGGCACCCTGCTTCCTCAGTGCTCCATGACAGCGGGGTGGCCGTTGCTGAACCGTTGCTTTTCCTCCTCGAAGACGAAGCGGTCACCGAAGGTTACATCGAAATCCGCGAGCGTGGCGGCGGCAAAGTGATCACGGTCATTGAACTTCTCAGCCCGGCCAAGAAGGCCGGTGGCGAAGGGCAAAAACTCTATTTGCAGAAACAGATTGCAGATTTGGTGGCGGTCCGTTCCTCAATCCTGTCGGTCTGGCGTCAGCGTCCGGAGTCGGTCGCTTGA